GGGCAACAACAAGGTGCGCGATCTGCTGCCACCGATCGTGGAGAAGGTCCAGGCCACCGGTCACCAGGTGATCTGGCAGTGCGACCCCATGCACGGCAACACCCACGAATCGTCCAACGGCTACAAGACCCGCCACTTCGACCGCATCGTCGACGAGGTGCAGGGCTTCTTCGAGGTCCACCGCGCGCTGGGCACCCATCCCGGCGGCATCCACGTCGAGATCACCGGCGAGAACGTCACCGAGTGTCTTGGTGGGGCGCAAGACATTTCGGACACCGACCTGGTCGGCCGCTACGAGACCGCGTGCGACCCGCGGCTGAACACCCAGCAGTCGCTGGAGCTGGCCTTCCTGGTCGCCGAGATGCTGCGCGACTGAGTTCTGCTCGCCGCCAGTGGGCGGCTACAACAGCCCGTCGAGGTTGCTGCCGATGGTCCAGGCCGCGGTCGCGACCAGCCCGGTGAACGCCAGCACCAGCGCCACCCACACCAGCACCATGCGCCGGTTGTGCTGGCGCGTCCACACGAATTCGCTGATCGGGATGCCCGCGAATTCGCCTGTGACGGGCTCGTATTCGTAGTCCTCGTCGTCGACCTCGTCGACCTCGGCGTCGGTTTGCGCCGGAGGCGGCTCCGGCCAATCCTCGGGACCCCGGGTGAGTTGGCGCGTGGGCCGGCGCACCGGGGCGGGCTGCTGCGGGGCGCCCGGGTGCGCGTCGGTCCGGCTGTGGTGCAGCGCGGCCGAGCGGTGCTGCGCGGAGTTGCGCGGCGCCGGCACCCGAAAGTCCGGCAGCGCAAGCTCGTCCGCGATCGCGTCGAGATCGGCGCCCATCTCGGACGCGTCGGCGTACCGCTCGGCCGGGTCGCGGGCGGTCGCCCGCTCCACGAACTGGTCGAACTGCACGGGCACGCCGTCGATGGACGCGCTCGGCGGCGGCACGTCGGTGTCCAGCCGCTGGTAGGCGATCGACAACGCCGAGTCGCCGGTGAAAGGGGTGTGCCCGGTCAACAGCTCATAGGCGAGGATGCCCGCGGAGTAGACGTCGCTGCGCGGGCTGGCGTCGCCGTCGCGCACCTGCTCGGGCGACAGATACGCCGCGGTGCCCAAAATCACACTGGTAGAAGTGATTCCGGCTGCCGCGACGGCGCGGACCAACCCGAAGTCGGCGATCTTCACCTCGCCGTCGTCGGAGATCAACACGTTCTCCGGTTTGACGTCGCGGTGCACCAGTCCGGCCCGGTGCGCCGCGGCCAACCCGCCGAGCACCGGACGCAGCACCGCCGCCACGGCGTAGGGGGGCATGGGGCCGCGCTCGCCCAGCAGCTCGCGCAGGGTGCCGCCCTCGATCAGCTCCATCACCAAAAACGGGTGCCGCGCGTCGGCGCCCTGGTCGTAGACCGCGACCAGACCCGGATCCTTCAGCCGCGCGACGGTGCGGGCCTCGCGCTGGAAGCGGGTGAGGAACTGTTCGTCGCCGGCGTAGCGAGAGTCCATCACCTTCACGGCGACCGGACGGTCGAGCCGGGTGTCGAGACCGCGGTACACGGTCGAGGTGCCGCCGCTGGCGATCTTCGCCTGGATCAGATAGCGGCCGTCCAGCAACGCGTTGTCCAACGGGTCCGCCGTCCCCGCCTCGGCCCGCGGACGACGCGGACCGGCCCGGCCGGGCGGATGAGCTTGGGCCACGGGGCCATCGTAGGTGCGGCGCCATGATTGGGCGGTAGAACACGGGCTCAAGGCGCGTATCAAGGCTTACACTTGCGCGGATGAGCAGTATTCCTGCCGGCGACGATGTGCTCGATCCCGACGAGCCGATCTACGACCTGCCGCGGGTCGCCGAATTGCTCGGAGTCCCGGTTACCAAGGTGCACCAACAACTCCGGGAGGGCCATCTGGTCGCGGTCCGGCGCGGCGAGGGCGTGGTGGTGCCGCAGGTGTTCTTCACCCAGTCCGGTGAGGTGGTCAAGAGCCTGCCGGGATTGTTGACGATCCTGCACGACGGCGGCTACCACGACACCGAGATCGTGCGCTGGTTGTTCACCCGGGACCCGTCGCTGACGGTGACCCGCGACGGCAGCCGCGACGCCCTCAGCAATGCCCGCCCCGTCGATGCGCTGCACGCCCACCAAGCCCGGGAAGTCGTGCGCCGGGCGCAGGCGATGGCCTACTGAGCCGATTACCCGGCGGTGGCTTCGGCCTGCTCGACAGAGGGCCGGGGCGTGCGGTACACGCTGTACCAGGCGATCAGAGCGACGGCGGTGGCCAACGAGAAGTGCAGCCACGAGTACATGCCATGCGAGCCATCGGGTTTGAAGATCACCATCACCCAGGTCGACACGCCGCCGATCACCGCCACCGCCCGTCGTGACTGGGCCAGGGGAGCCACGATCGCCAACGGCCACGAGTAGTACCACGGCAACGCGGCCGGGACGAACAGCACCACAATCAGCATCGAGTACGCGATGCCGGTCAGCGCGGCCCGGTCGTCGCGGCGGAACCGCCACCACAACAGCGGCAGCGACACCGCAATGATCGCGATGCCGACCAGCCGGGTGACCCGAAGGAGCGGATAGAAGCTCACCGGAAACAACCCGCTGCCGATCGCATGGATCAGGTTGGCCGCCGCGGTCGGCACGGTCAGCCAGTTGATGATCTTCACCGAACCGGCCAGCGCGGTCAGCCATCCCAGCCCCACGCCGGCCACCGCGGACAGGACCGCGAACACCACCGCGAAAACCAGCAGCGACGCCGCCGTGGCCGCGAGAAGCGCTCGCGCGGACCCATATCCCCGCCGGTTGCGCAGATCCCGCGCCCACACCCACACCAGGAAGGGCAGCGCGATGCCGGCGGTGGCCTTGACCGCGATCGCGACCGTGATCAGCGCGGTGCCCGCGACGTGACGGCCGCCGAACGTCAGCGCGACGCCGGCGGCCATCAGGCCGACCATCAGCATCTCGTTGTGCACCCCGCCCATCAGATGGATGAGCACCAACGGGTTGAGGACGCAGATCCACAGCGCGGTCGGGGGATCGCCGCCCAGGTGACGCGCCACCCGGGGCGTCGCCCAGATCAGCAGCGCCAAACCGGGCAGCATGCACAGCCGCAGCAACATCGTGCCCGCCACCACGTTGTTGCCGACGAGGACGGTGATGAGCTTCGCCACCAGAATGAACGCCGGACCGTAGGGGGCGGTCGTGATCGACCAGATGGGACTGACGTTGTCCAACAAGGTGTTTGGATTGGCGACCGGGCCGACGGCGTAGGGATCCAGGCCGTCGCGCAGCAGCGCGCCCTGCGCCAGATACGAATAGGTGTCCCGGCTGAAGACGGGCACCGACACCAGCAGCGGCGCCAGCCAGAAGCCGGTGGTGGCCTTCATGACGAACTCGGTCGCTTCGCCGGCCAGCACCCGGCGGCCCAGGCCCAGCCACGCGATCAGCATGAGGCCCACGCCCGTCCACAACACGATCGACGACAGCACCAGGCCGTGACCAAAACGCAGCCAGGACATGTGAATCGACTCCAGCAGCGGGTCGTGCTGGCGGGTGCTGCCCGCACCCAACCCGCCCATGGTGATCAGCACCGATCCCAGCAGGCCGAGTTTCGCGGGCCGGGAGTCGTCGGAAGCGACGAATGCCTTCAGTTGCGAAAACCGTTCGCCGCGAGCGGGTTTCGCTGCCGGTGAGTCGTCGGCCGGGGTGTCGGTCGGTGTCGTCATCGGTTCAGGCGGACCGGTTCGTGGCGATCTTGGCCAATTCGGACAGCCCCGCTTTGGCGGCGGTGTTGATGGGGGCGGCGGCCAGCGTCGCCAGCGCCCGCTGGGTCAGCGTGGCGATCCGCTGTTCGGCCGCGGCCAGGGCGCCCACCGACTCGATGACGTCGCGCAGCTGGTCCACTTGCGCGTCGGTCAGCTGGGCACCGATCGAGCTGCGTAACAGGTTGGCCGCCACCGGGTCCGACTTCTCCGCCAACTCCACCGCCTCGGCAAGCAACACGGTGCGCTTGCCCGATCGCAGGTCGTCCCCGGACGGCTTGCCGGTCACCGCGGGGTCACCGAAGACGCCCAGGACGTCGTCGCGCAGTTGAAACGCGACCCCGAGATCGGTCCCGAACTGGCTGAAGATGTCGTGGACGTCGGGCCTGTCGGCGGCGGCGGCCACGCCGAGCTGCAGCGGTCGCGACACGGTGTAGCAGGCGGTTTTGAAGGTGTCGACGTTCATCGCCGACGCGATCGAGGCGGCCGCGCTGGCCTCGGCGACGATGTCGAGGTACTGACCGCCGAGCACCTCGGTGCGGATGTTGGCCCACACGCGGCGGACGCGCCGATGGGCCTGCGGCGTCAGGTCGACACCGAAGACGATGTCGTCGGCCCAGGCCAGGGCGAGGTCGCCGAGCAAGATAGCAGC
The sequence above is drawn from the Mycobacterium marseillense genome and encodes:
- a CDS encoding protein kinase domain-containing protein, which codes for MAQAHPPGRAGPRRPRAEAGTADPLDNALLDGRYLIQAKIASGGTSTVYRGLDTRLDRPVAVKVMDSRYAGDEQFLTRFQREARTVARLKDPGLVAVYDQGADARHPFLVMELIEGGTLRELLGERGPMPPYAVAAVLRPVLGGLAAAHRAGLVHRDVKPENVLISDDGEVKIADFGLVRAVAAAGITSTSVILGTAAYLSPEQVRDGDASPRSDVYSAGILAYELLTGHTPFTGDSALSIAYQRLDTDVPPPSASIDGVPVQFDQFVERATARDPAERYADASEMGADLDAIADELALPDFRVPAPRNSAQHRSAALHHSRTDAHPGAPQQPAPVRRPTRQLTRGPEDWPEPPPAQTDAEVDEVDDEDYEYEPVTGEFAGIPISEFVWTRQHNRRMVLVWVALVLAFTGLVATAAWTIGSNLDGLL
- a CDS encoding alpha-(1->6)-mannopyranosyltransferase A, which codes for MTTPTDTPADDSPAAKPARGERFSQLKAFVASDDSRPAKLGLLGSVLITMGGLGAGSTRQHDPLLESIHMSWLRFGHGLVLSSIVLWTGVGLMLIAWLGLGRRVLAGEATEFVMKATTGFWLAPLLVSVPVFSRDTYSYLAQGALLRDGLDPYAVGPVANPNTLLDNVSPIWSITTAPYGPAFILVAKLITVLVGNNVVAGTMLLRLCMLPGLALLIWATPRVARHLGGDPPTALWICVLNPLVLIHLMGGVHNEMLMVGLMAAGVALTFGGRHVAGTALITVAIAVKATAGIALPFLVWVWARDLRNRRGYGSARALLAATAASLLVFAVVFAVLSAVAGVGLGWLTALAGSVKIINWLTVPTAAANLIHAIGSGLFPVSFYPLLRVTRLVGIAIIAVSLPLLWWRFRRDDRAALTGIAYSMLIVVLFVPAALPWYYSWPLAIVAPLAQSRRAVAVIGGVSTWVMVIFKPDGSHGMYSWLHFSLATAVALIAWYSVYRTPRPSVEQAEATAG
- a CDS encoding Rv2175c family DNA-binding protein, whose product is MSSIPAGDDVLDPDEPIYDLPRVAELLGVPVTKVHQQLREGHLVAVRRGEGVVVPQVFFTQSGEVVKSLPGLLTILHDGGYHDTEIVRWLFTRDPSLTVTRDGSRDALSNARPVDALHAHQAREVVRRAQAMAY
- the idsA2 gene encoding bifunctional (2E,6E)-farnesyl/geranyl diphosphate synthase, with amino-acid sequence MTGAITEQLRRYLDERRAETAYIGDDYNGLIAALEDFVLGGGKRLRPAFAYWGWRAVATDEPDEQVLLLFSALELLHACALVHDDVIDDSSTRRGRPTTHVQFATLHRERRWQGSPERFGMSAAILLGDLALAWADDIVFGVDLTPQAHRRVRRVWANIRTEVLGGQYLDIVAEASAAASIASAMNVDTFKTACYTVSRPLQLGVAAAADRPDVHDIFSQFGTDLGVAFQLRDDVLGVFGDPAVTGKPSGDDLRSGKRTVLLAEAVELAEKSDPVAANLLRSSIGAQLTDAQVDQLRDVIESVGALAAAEQRIATLTQRALATLAAAPINTAAKAGLSELAKIATNRSA